From the genome of Ptychodera flava strain L36383 unplaced genomic scaffold, AS_Pfla_20210202 Scaffold_71__1_contigs__length_606264_pilon, whole genome shotgun sequence, one region includes:
- the LOC139128810 gene encoding E3 ubiquitin-protein ligase TRIM71-like yields the protein MDSVLDIVQKEEQEVSQGQETKCEFCEESSATTFCLECPQYFCDDCGRKVHKLESLKDHHVLSVENYESEKGKGSPTYKRPDYCKTHQKQELRFYCDKCKIPICVECTVIDHPSPKHSCRCLMEVSAECCKKLTKMIAILRDKAQEVSNKCGLVETYLQKLKDQYTEAGAKVTTREKACRTQLEQEKQKVVEKLRTGYRARSECLKGDFDNLQLTYGKLVNTCCFIETLVSQRTPAVIVSTEHSMTRHLEELVALEIQPNLENDTVDFLPYEKVSERGMMGVVRGDALAKRCTVDGIPRRLLRGESVDLLITTADRFGRPVVPRRPVTVKLRRPDGAKRTLDVVDNGDCTHTVTVCGKHAGVYQVIVLVDYQEIPGSPFDILVIKGLVKLLGMKGNDVGEFNGPAGLTLTNDGDVAVVDPKNTRIQILDVDGNWKKMFEYNDIQDEFQPMDIAVSKDGRYFVTDAKNTQVVVSDENGQWLSCFGETELKYPRGIAISPLDGAVFVTDWDGKVLGDTSKEEHCIRKYTQLGKYVESFGKYGEEHGEFKGPSRMAIDKQGILFVADFENHRIQVFNADDQFLYKFGIKGQEDGQLWYPFDVCLDSDRYLYVSDYCPRVQKFDSGGRFKSRVDRKEDGLLIPESIAITADVPKRLLVSDTGNDCVFVFVL from the coding sequence ATGGACTCAGTCCTGGATATCGTGCAGAAGGAGGAACAGGAAGTTTCGCAGGGGCAGGAAACTAAATGCGAATTTTGTGAGGAATCGTCGGCAACCACATTCTGCTTAGAATGCCCTCAATATTTCTGCGACGACTGTGGTCGAAAGGTCCACAAACTAGAGAGTTTAAAGGACCATCACGTTCTCTCAGTGGAGAATTACGAATCAGAGAAGGGGAAAGGTTCTCCAACTTATAAAAGACCTGATTATTGCAAAACCCATCAGAAACAGGAGCTTAGGTTCTACTGTGACAAGTGTAAGATCCCCATCTGTGTGGAATGCACAGTAATTGACCACCCCAGTCCGAAGCACAGCTGCCGGTGCCTTATGGAAGTATCAGCAGAATGTTGTAAGAAACTCACCAAAATGATAGCGATATTGAGAGACAAAGCACAAGAGGTAAGCAATAAATGCGGTCTCGTCGAAACGTACTTGCAAAAGTTGAAAGATCAATACACAGAAGCTGGTGCGAAAGTCACAACGCGAGAAAAGGCTTGCCGCACTCAGTTGGAACAGGAAAAACAGAAAGTCGTCGAAAAATTAAGAACGGGCTATCGTGCACGCTCCGAATGCTTGAAAGGCGATTTTGATAATCTGCAGTTAACGTACGGAAAGCTTGTTAACACATGCTGTTTTATTGAAACACTGGTATCCCAAAGAACGCCTGCTGTTATAGTGTCTACAGAGCACAGCATGACGAGGCACCTTGAAGAATTAGTTGCCCTTGAAATCCAACCAAACCTTGAGAATGACACTGTTGACTTCCTTCCTTACGAAAAAGTCTCCGAGCGTGGAATGATGGGAGTTGTGAGGGGTGATGCGCTGGCAAAGAGGTGTACCGTTGACGGTATTCCCAGGCGTCTGCTGAGAGGAGAAAGTGTGGATTTGCTCATTACAACGGCGGATCGCTTTGGAAGACCCGTCGTTCCACGAAGACCGGTGACAGTGAAATTGAGAAGACCGGACGGAGCAAAGCGAACTCTTGATGTCGTTGACAACGGAGATTGCACACACACTGTAACTGTATGCGGAAAGCATGCTGGTGTGTATCAAGTGATAGTGTTGGTAGACTATCAGGAAATCCCAGGGTCCCCCTTTGACATTCTCGTCATCAAGGGTTTGGTAAAATTATTAGGAATGAAGGGGAATGATGTTGGTGAATTCAATGGCCCCGCTGGTCTCACATTGACCAACGACGGCGACGTGGCGGTCGTCGATCCAAAAAACACAAGAATACAAATTCTTGACGTCGATggaaattggaagaaaatgttTGAGTATAATGACATCCAGGATGAATTTCAACCGATGGACATTGCGGTATCTAAGGACGGCAGGTACTTCGTGACAGACGCGAAGAATACTCAGGTTGTAGTCAGTGACGAGAACGGGCAATGGCTCAGTTGCTTCGGAGAGACTGAGCTGAAGTACCCAAGAGGCATCGCCATCAGCCCGCTGGATGGAGCTGTCTTCGTGACAGACTGGGATGGCAAGGTACTGGGCGACACAAGCAAGGAGGAACACTGCATAAGGAAATACACACAGCTAGGCAAGTACGTCGAGTCCTTCGGAAAATATGGTGAAGAGCATGGTGAATTTAAAGGCCCCTCGCGGATGGCCATAGATAAGCAAGGCATACTTTTTGTGGCAGATTTCGAGAACCACCGCATCCAGGTATTTAATGCTGATGATCAGTTCCTATACAAATTCGGAATCAAGGGACAAGAAGATGGTCAGCTTTGGTACCCATTCGATGTTTGCCTTGACTCAGACAGGTACCTTTACGTCAGTGACTATTGTCCCCGCGTCCAGAAATTTGACTCCGGTGGAAGATTCAAGTCCCGCGTCGACAGAAAAGAAGATGGTCTACTAATCCCCGAGAGTATTGCCATAACCGCGGATGTGCCTAAAAGGTTACTTGTGTCTGACACAGGCAACGACTGCGTCTTTGTATTCGTGCTGTGA